A window of the Scandinavium goeteborgense genome harbors these coding sequences:
- the nepI gene encoding purine ribonucleoside efflux pump NepI → MSECTENLARSETLTRPNWSAVFAVAFCVACLITVEFLPVSLLTPMAQELGITEGVAGQSVTTTAFVAMFASLFVTHVIGRTDRRYIVILFSVLLTLSCLLVSFASSFSLLLLGRACLGLALGGFWAMSASLTMRLVPARLVPKALSVIFGAVSIALVIAAPLGSFLGGIIGWRNVFNGAAIMGLLCVVWVWKALPALPGETGPKANMFGLLKRPGVLAGMTAIFMAFAGQFAFFTYIRPVFMNLAGFDVDGLTLVLLSFGIASFVGTSLSAVILKRSVKMALAFAPLILAISAAVLILWGSEKIVAASVAVIWGFAFALVPVGWSTWITRSLSDQAEKAGSIQVAVIQLANTCGAAVGGVALDHFGLLSPLMLSGTLMLLTALLVATKVRMK, encoded by the coding sequence ATGAGCGAATGTACTGAAAATCTTGCCCGCAGTGAGACGTTAACGCGTCCGAACTGGTCTGCGGTTTTTGCCGTGGCGTTTTGCGTTGCCTGCCTGATTACCGTTGAATTTCTGCCGGTTAGCCTGCTGACGCCGATGGCGCAAGAACTCGGTATTACCGAAGGCGTCGCCGGGCAATCGGTGACCACTACCGCGTTCGTGGCGATGTTCGCCAGCCTGTTCGTCACCCACGTGATTGGCCGCACCGACCGCCGCTACATCGTCATCCTGTTCTCCGTCCTGCTGACGCTCTCCTGCCTGCTGGTGTCATTTGCCTCCAGCTTCAGCCTGTTACTGCTTGGTCGCGCCTGTCTGGGTCTGGCGCTCGGCGGCTTCTGGGCGATGTCTGCGTCGCTCACCATGCGTCTGGTGCCCGCACGACTGGTGCCGAAAGCGCTGTCGGTGATTTTTGGCGCGGTCTCCATCGCGCTGGTGATTGCCGCCCCGCTCGGCAGCTTTTTAGGCGGCATAATTGGCTGGCGCAACGTCTTTAACGGCGCGGCGATAATGGGCCTGCTGTGCGTGGTGTGGGTCTGGAAGGCGCTGCCTGCGCTGCCCGGTGAAACCGGACCGAAAGCAAACATGTTCGGGCTGTTAAAACGCCCCGGCGTACTGGCAGGGATGACCGCGATTTTCATGGCATTTGCCGGCCAGTTCGCGTTCTTTACCTACATTCGCCCGGTATTTATGAATCTTGCGGGCTTTGATGTCGACGGCCTGACACTGGTTTTGCTGAGCTTCGGGATAGCCAGTTTCGTCGGCACCTCGCTGTCAGCGGTTATCCTCAAGCGTTCGGTGAAAATGGCCCTGGCCTTTGCGCCGTTGATTCTCGCGATAAGCGCCGCGGTGCTTATCCTGTGGGGAAGCGAGAAAATCGTGGCCGCGTCGGTGGCGGTAATCTGGGGATTTGCTTTTGCGCTGGTGCCGGTCGGCTGGTCAACGTGGATCACCCGCTCGCTGTCTGACCAGGCCGAAAAAGCCGGTTCTATCCAGGTAGCGGTGATTCAGCTGGCCAACACCTGCGGTGCCGCCGTGGGCGGCGTGGCGCTGGACCATTTCGGTCTGCTGTCACCGCTGATGTTGTCCGGCACGTTGATGCTGCTTACCGCGCTGCTGGTGGCGACAAAAGTACGAATGAAGTAA
- a CDS encoding AsmA family protein, translating to MKFIGKLLLWLLIALLLVALAFYFLLQTRWGAREVSGWISSNTDYHIAFDAMDHRFSSPSHILLKNVTFGRDGKPATLVAKTVDIGLSSRQLTDPLHADTITLQDGTLNLSPSAAPFPFEADTLQLSNMAFNSPETHWDLSAQRVTGGVSPWLPEAGNVLGKQAQIQMSAGSMTLNDLPATNVLVQGNIDNGVVTLSTLGADIARGSLTGNAKRNADGSWLVDSLRLTDIRMQSDKSLADFFAPLTTVPSLTIGSLEVTDARLQGPDWAIADLDLSLRNLTLSHGGWSSNGGRLSMNADEFIYGSLHLIDPIFNAEFSPQGVALRQFTSRWEGGMVRTSGNWLRNGNALVLDDTAIAGLEYTLPENWKKLWMDPLPGWLQSVTLSKFTASRNLVIDIDPAFPWQITSLDGYGDNMQVAKNGNWGVWGGHTALNAAAATFNRVDVRRPSLKLAANGSTVNITELSAFTEKGIIEASGAVSQQPQRQTAINLNGRGVPLDILQQWGWPVLPIGGDGNLQLRASGSVQANAPLKPTVNAQLHAVNMSKQEVTQTMSNGEVSTAQPVVPAPTEAAPVPVSPPAQ from the coding sequence ATGAAATTTATCGGGAAGCTGTTGCTCTGGCTGCTTATTGCGCTGCTGCTGGTCGCGCTGGCGTTTTACTTTTTGCTGCAAACGCGCTGGGGCGCGCGCGAAGTCAGCGGCTGGATTTCCAGTAACACCGACTACCACATCGCTTTCGACGCGATGGACCATCGTTTTTCCTCGCCGTCTCATATCTTGCTTAAGAACGTCACCTTTGGTCGCGACGGAAAACCCGCCACGCTGGTCGCCAAAACGGTTGATATCGGTTTGAGCAGCCGTCAGCTCACCGACCCGCTGCACGCCGACACCATTACGTTGCAGGACGGGACCCTGAATCTGTCGCCTTCCGCCGCGCCGTTCCCGTTTGAAGCCGATACGTTGCAGCTCAGCAATATGGCGTTTAACAGCCCGGAAACCCACTGGGATCTCAGCGCCCAGCGCGTGACCGGCGGCGTGTCGCCGTGGTTGCCGGAAGCGGGCAACGTGCTCGGGAAGCAGGCGCAAATTCAGATGAGCGCGGGCTCGATGACCCTCAATGACCTGCCCGCGACCAACGTTCTGGTGCAGGGCAATATCGATAATGGCGTAGTGACGCTCAGCACTCTGGGCGCCGATATCGCGCGTGGCTCGCTGACTGGCAACGCCAAACGTAACGCTGACGGCAGTTGGCTGGTCGACAGCCTGCGCCTGACCGACATCCGTATGCAGAGTGACAAATCGCTGGCCGATTTCTTCGCGCCGCTGACCACCGTACCGTCATTGACTATCGGCTCGCTGGAAGTGACCGATGCGCGCCTGCAGGGCCCGGACTGGGCGATTGCCGATCTAGACCTCAGTCTGCGCAATCTCACCTTGAGTCACGGCGGCTGGAGCAGCAACGGCGGGCGTCTGTCGATGAACGCCGACGAATTTATTTATGGCTCGCTGCACCTTATCGACCCTATTTTCAACGCTGAGTTTTCCCCGCAGGGCGTGGCGCTGCGCCAGTTTACCTCGCGCTGGGAAGGCGGAATGGTGCGCACCTCCGGCAACTGGTTACGCAACGGCAACGCGCTGGTGCTCGACGACACCGCCATCGCCGGGTTGGAATACACGCTGCCGGAGAACTGGAAAAAGCTGTGGATGGACCCGCTGCCTGGCTGGCTGCAAAGCGTAACGCTGAGTAAATTCACTGCCAGTCGTAACCTGGTTATCGACATCGACCCGGCGTTCCCGTGGCAAATCACGTCGCTGGACGGCTACGGCGATAATATGCAGGTGGCGAAAAACGGCAACTGGGGCGTGTGGGGCGGTCATACGGCGCTGAACGCGGCGGCCGCAACCTTTAATCGCGTGGACGTCCGTCGTCCTTCGCTGAAGCTGGCGGCGAATGGTTCGACGGTGAATATCACCGAACTGAGCGCGTTTACGGAGAAAGGGATCATTGAAGCAAGCGGCGCGGTGTCTCAGCAGCCGCAGCGCCAGACGGCGATCAACCTGAACGGTCGCGGTGTGCCGCTGGATATTCTGCAACAGTGGGGGTGGCCGGTATTGCCGATTGGCGGCGACGGTAATCTTCAACTGCGTGCCAGCGGCAGCGTGCAGGCTAACGCGCCGTTAAAACCGACAGTCAACGCACAGCTGCACGCGGTAAATATGTCAAAACAGGAAGTGACGCAGACAATGAGCAATGGCGAAGTGAGTACGGCGCAGCCTGTGGTGCCCGCCCCGACGGAAGCCGCGCCAGTGCCTGTTTCACCTCCGGCGCAGTAA
- a CDS encoding EamA family transporter, translating into MGSTRKGMLNVLIAAVLWGSSGVCAQYIMEQSQMSSQFLTMVRLLFAGFILLMLAFVHGDNIFRILKNRKDGLSLLLFSLVGALTVQLTFLMTIEKSNAATATVLQFLSPTIIVAWFAIVRKSRPGALVFAAILTSLFGTFLLVTHGNPTSLSVSPAAVFWGIASAFAAAFYTTYPSTLIARYGTLPIVGWSMLLGGAFLLPFYAGEGLHFVISGNLLLAFFYLVVIGTSLTFSLYLKGAQMIGGPKASVLSCAEPLSSALLSVLLLGVSFALPDWIGTLLILSSVVLISLDSRRHARLE; encoded by the coding sequence ATGGGCTCGACCAGGAAAGGGATGCTGAACGTACTGATAGCCGCCGTGCTGTGGGGAAGTTCCGGCGTGTGCGCGCAGTACATCATGGAGCAGAGCCAGATGTCGTCGCAGTTTTTAACCATGGTGCGCCTGCTATTTGCAGGATTCATTCTGCTGATGCTGGCCTTCGTGCATGGCGATAACATTTTCCGCATTCTGAAGAACCGCAAAGACGGGCTGAGTCTGCTGCTGTTTTCGCTGGTGGGCGCGCTGACGGTCCAGCTCACCTTCCTGATGACTATCGAAAAATCCAATGCCGCCACGGCAACCGTGCTTCAGTTCTTGTCGCCGACCATCATCGTGGCGTGGTTTGCCATTGTGCGCAAATCGCGGCCCGGCGCGTTGGTGTTTGCCGCTATTCTGACCTCGCTGTTTGGCACCTTTTTGCTGGTCACTCACGGCAATCCAACGTCGCTCTCGGTCTCGCCTGCGGCGGTGTTCTGGGGAATTGCCTCGGCCTTTGCCGCCGCGTTCTATACCACCTATCCTTCGACGCTGATTGCGCGCTATGGCACACTGCCGATCGTTGGCTGGAGCATGCTGTTGGGCGGTGCATTTTTGCTGCCGTTCTACGCCGGGGAAGGGCTCCATTTCGTGATCAGCGGTAATCTGCTGCTGGCGTTTTTCTATCTGGTGGTGATCGGCACCTCGCTGACGTTCAGCCTCTACCTGAAGGGCGCGCAGATGATTGGTGGCCCGAAGGCCAGCGTGCTGAGCTGCGCCGAACCGCTGAGTAGTGCGCTGTTGTCGGTGCTGCTGCTGGGCGTCAGCTTTGCGTTGCCGGACTGGATTGGTACGCTGCTGATCCTCTCGTCGGTGGTGCTGATTTCGCTCGATTCACGCCGTCACGCACGGCTGGAATAA
- a CDS encoding GNAT family N-acetyltransferase, with translation MQIEITENVTQQDQEALLTGLRAFNSQFIDTKDWYELGVYSRDESGNMLGGLIGKRKGDWLCIDFLWVSDAARGKGLGSELIRGAESRIREWGCSHMLVDTASFQALPFYQKCGFTLHSSIKDFPHQGMQRHYLTKAL, from the coding sequence ATGCAAATTGAGATCACCGAGAACGTTACTCAGCAAGACCAGGAAGCATTACTCACCGGATTACGCGCTTTTAACAGCCAGTTTATTGATACCAAAGACTGGTACGAGCTAGGCGTTTACTCCCGGGATGAGAGCGGAAACATGCTCGGCGGGCTGATTGGCAAACGCAAAGGTGACTGGCTGTGCATCGACTTTTTATGGGTTAGCGACGCCGCACGCGGCAAAGGGCTTGGCAGTGAACTGATTCGTGGCGCCGAAAGCCGCATCCGCGAATGGGGCTGCAGCCATATGTTGGTGGATACCGCCAGTTTCCAGGCGCTGCCGTTTTATCAGAAATGCGGCTTTACATTGCACAGCAGTATCAAGGACTTTCCTCATCAGGGAATGCAGCGCCACTACCTGACCAAAGCCCTTTAA
- the gltS gene encoding sodium/glutamate symporter has protein sequence MFHLDTLSTLVAATLVLLLGRKLVHTVPLFKKYTIPEPVAGGLLAALALLILKKSMGWEIDFDMSLKDPLMMAFFATIGLNANLSSLRRGGKVVGTFLIVVVGLLLMQNAIGIGMAKMLGLDPLMGLLAGSITLSGGHGTGAAWSKLFIERYGFANATEVAMACATFGLVLGGLIGGPVARYLVKHSSTPDGKPDDQEVPTAFEKPEVGRVITSLVLIETIAMIAICITVGKIVAQLLLGTTFELPTFVCVLFVGVILSNGLALLGFYRVFERAVSVLGNVSLSLFLAMALMSLRLWELASLALPMLAILAVQTVAMALYAVFVTYRMMGKNYDAAVLAAGHCGFGLGATPTAIANMQAITERFGPSHTAFLVVPMVGAFFIDIVNALVIKLYLLLPMFA, from the coding sequence ATGTTTCATCTCGATACGCTATCGACGCTTGTTGCGGCAACGCTGGTGTTGCTGTTAGGACGCAAACTTGTCCATACCGTCCCCCTCTTCAAGAAGTACACCATCCCTGAACCCGTTGCGGGTGGCCTGCTGGCTGCGCTGGCACTGCTGATCCTGAAAAAGAGCATGGGCTGGGAAATCGATTTCGATATGAGCCTGAAAGATCCGCTGATGATGGCCTTCTTTGCCACCATTGGCCTGAACGCCAATCTTTCGAGCCTGCGCCGCGGCGGTAAAGTCGTGGGAACCTTCCTGATTGTGGTGGTAGGGCTGCTGCTGATGCAGAACGCCATCGGGATTGGTATGGCGAAAATGCTGGGGCTGGACCCGCTGATGGGCTTATTGGCCGGTTCGATTACGCTTTCCGGGGGTCATGGCACCGGTGCGGCCTGGAGTAAGCTGTTCATTGAGCGTTATGGTTTCGCCAATGCCACCGAAGTAGCGATGGCCTGTGCGACCTTTGGTTTGGTGCTGGGTGGCCTGATTGGCGGCCCGGTGGCGCGTTATCTGGTGAAGCACTCCTCTACACCGGACGGTAAACCGGACGATCAGGAAGTGCCAACGGCGTTCGAAAAGCCGGAGGTGGGTCGGGTGATCACCTCATTAGTGCTGATTGAAACCATTGCGATGATTGCTATCTGTATCACCGTCGGGAAAATCGTTGCGCAATTGCTGCTGGGCACCACGTTTGAGCTGCCGACCTTCGTCTGCGTGCTGTTTGTCGGGGTTATCCTCAGCAACGGTCTGGCGCTGCTGGGCTTCTATCGCGTGTTTGAACGTGCCGTATCAGTACTCGGGAACGTGTCGCTGTCGCTGTTCCTGGCCATGGCGCTGATGAGCCTGAGACTGTGGGAGCTGGCTTCTCTGGCGCTGCCAATGCTGGCGATTCTGGCGGTGCAAACCGTGGCGATGGCGCTGTACGCGGTGTTCGTGACCTATCGCATGATGGGCAAAAACTACGACGCAGCGGTGTTGGCGGCGGGTCACTGCGGCTTTGGTCTGGGGGCTACGCCAACGGCGATTGCCAATATGCAGGCCATCACCGAACGTTTCGGACCGTCGCACACGGCGTTCCTGGTGGTGCCAATGGTCGGCGCATTCTTTATAGATATTGTGAATGCGTTGGTGATTAAGCTGTATCTGCTGTTACCGATGTTCGCATAA
- a CDS encoding YicS family protein: protein MKTVPILCLLACLSVPAAYADSPMKGLQFEQQKLQVMKDVKKTCTPDPSMSETDFANKILANEDNKRHVRDATLAMERSNQKNYWDAIGQIQCPDM from the coding sequence ATGAAAACTGTGCCAATTCTCTGTTTGCTGGCCTGTCTGAGCGTCCCAGCCGCTTACGCCGACTCCCCGATGAAAGGGTTGCAGTTTGAGCAGCAAAAGCTGCAGGTGATGAAAGACGTCAAAAAAACCTGTACGCCAGACCCCAGTATGAGCGAAACCGACTTCGCCAATAAAATTCTCGCGAACGAAGACAACAAGCGCCACGTGCGTGACGCGACGCTGGCAATGGAGCGCAGTAACCAGAAAAATTACTGGGATGCTATCGGGCAGATTCAGTGCCCGGACATGTGA
- a CDS encoding TetR/AcrR family transcriptional regulator: MKAQNGKDNSEKPRRPGRPRGKQAGTDNREQLMDIALTLFAQQGIARVSLNAIAKEGGVTPAMLHYYFTSREALIDQILEERFMPLRNRISSAFVEHSDDPVMALTIMVRVLAELAEQHAWFAPLWMQEMIGEMPILRQHMQARFGEDKHQKLLSTVAQWQETGKLNRELAPELLITTLISLVLVPFSRLRTDERMKSVSPDVIVRHALAIMGQGIGG; encoded by the coding sequence ATGAAAGCACAGAATGGCAAAGATAATTCCGAGAAACCGCGCCGCCCGGGGCGTCCGCGTGGAAAGCAGGCCGGAACCGACAATCGCGAGCAACTGATGGATATCGCGCTGACGCTGTTTGCCCAGCAGGGGATCGCCCGGGTGTCGCTCAACGCCATCGCCAAAGAAGGCGGCGTGACCCCGGCGATGCTGCATTACTATTTCACTTCCCGCGAGGCGCTTATCGATCAGATCCTCGAAGAGCGTTTTATGCCGCTGCGCAACCGCATCAGCAGCGCGTTCGTGGAACATTCTGACGACCCGGTTATGGCCTTAACCATCATGGTGCGGGTGCTGGCGGAACTGGCGGAGCAACACGCGTGGTTTGCGCCGTTGTGGATGCAGGAGATGATTGGCGAAATGCCGATCCTGCGTCAGCACATGCAGGCGCGTTTCGGCGAAGATAAACACCAAAAGCTACTGAGCACCGTGGCTCAATGGCAGGAAACGGGCAAGCTCAACCGGGAGCTCGCCCCGGAGCTGCTGATAACGACGCTGATAAGCCTGGTGCTGGTGCCGTTTTCCCGTCTGCGAACCGACGAACGAATGAAAAGCGTTTCCCCCGACGTTATCGTGCGTCATGCGCTGGCGATAATGGGCCAGGGGATTGGCGGTTAA
- a CDS encoding nucleobase:cation symporter-2 family protein, with protein MSVNTIEAENAQPIAQKQDSELIYRLEDRPPLAQTLFAAFQHLLAMFVAVITPALLICQALGLPAEDTQHIISMSLFASGVASVIQIKAWGPVGSGLLSIQGTSFNFVAPLIMGGTALKTGGADVPTMMAALFGTLMLASFTEMALSRVLHLARRVITPLVSGVVVMIIGLSLIQVGLTSIGGGYAAMADHTFGAPKNLLLAGIVLAVIIVLNRQRNPYLRIASLVIAMAAGYAAAWFMGMLPETAPTHSPVIMVPTPLYYGLGIDWNLLLPLMLVFMITSLETIGDITATSDVSEQPVSGPVYMKRLKGGVLANGLNSCVSAIFNTFPNSCFGQNNGVIQLTGVASRYVGFVVALMLVVLGLFPAVSGFVQHIPEPVLGGATLVMFGTIAASGVRIVSREPLNRRAILIIALSLAVGLGVSQQPLILQFAPDWLKNLLSSGIAAGGITAIVLNLVFPPEKS; from the coding sequence ATGTCAGTGAACACCATCGAAGCTGAAAATGCGCAACCGATTGCGCAGAAGCAGGACAGCGAATTAATCTACCGCCTTGAAGACCGCCCCCCGCTCGCGCAGACTCTGTTCGCTGCCTTCCAGCACCTGCTGGCGATGTTCGTCGCCGTGATAACCCCGGCCCTGCTGATTTGCCAGGCGCTCGGTTTACCGGCAGAAGATACGCAACACATTATCAGTATGTCGCTGTTTGCTTCAGGTGTCGCATCCGTCATTCAAATAAAAGCGTGGGGCCCGGTTGGATCCGGACTGCTGTCGATTCAGGGCACCAGCTTTAACTTCGTGGCCCCGTTAATTATGGGCGGGACGGCGCTGAAAACCGGCGGAGCAGATGTTCCGACGATGATGGCGGCGTTGTTCGGCACGTTGATGCTAGCCAGCTTTACCGAAATGGCGCTGTCCCGCGTGCTGCATCTGGCGCGCCGCGTGATTACACCGCTGGTTTCCGGCGTGGTGGTGATGATTATCGGCCTGTCGCTGATTCAGGTTGGCCTGACCTCCATCGGCGGGGGCTACGCCGCGATGGCTGACCACACCTTCGGCGCCCCGAAAAACCTGCTGCTGGCGGGCATCGTGCTGGCGGTCATTATTGTGCTTAACCGTCAGCGTAACCCGTATCTGCGCATTGCCTCGCTGGTGATTGCGATGGCCGCCGGTTACGCCGCAGCCTGGTTTATGGGCATGCTGCCTGAAACCGCACCGACCCACAGCCCGGTGATTATGGTTCCGACCCCGCTCTATTATGGGCTCGGCATCGACTGGAACCTGCTGCTGCCGCTGATGCTGGTGTTTATGATCACCTCGCTGGAAACCATCGGTGACATTACGGCAACCTCTGACGTTTCCGAGCAACCAGTCTCCGGCCCGGTATATATGAAACGCCTGAAAGGCGGCGTGCTGGCGAACGGCCTGAACTCCTGCGTATCGGCTATTTTCAACACCTTCCCGAACTCCTGCTTTGGGCAGAACAACGGCGTTATCCAGCTGACTGGCGTCGCCAGCCGCTACGTCGGTTTCGTGGTAGCGCTGATGCTTGTCGTGCTCGGCCTGTTCCCTGCGGTGAGCGGTTTCGTGCAGCATATTCCTGAGCCGGTTCTCGGCGGTGCGACGCTGGTGATGTTCGGTACCATCGCCGCTTCCGGGGTGCGTATTGTCTCCCGCGAACCACTGAACCGCCGCGCGATCCTGATTATCGCCCTGTCCTTAGCCGTCGGTCTGGGCGTTTCTCAGCAGCCTTTGATCCTGCAATTTGCGCCTGACTGGCTGAAGAACTTGCTCTCATCCGGGATCGCCGCAGGCGGCATTACCGCGATTGTTCTGAACCTGGTTTTCCCGCCAGAAAAGAGCTGA